Sequence from the Gloeocapsopsis dulcis genome:
GTGCTGATTGCCAACAACCAATGGAACAAGTAGAAGATTCTACAGTCCAACCCTATTTGAGTAAACCAGAGGTAGTAGCACAAAACCTAGGCAGTGTCAAATTTCAGGGTTGGAAGTGTCCTAGCTGCAGTCAGAAGCAAACTGGCGACGGATTCCATCTTGTCGCCCAAGAGTCTCATTTCTCCGGATTTCGGCAATGTCCTCACTGTCAAGAATTAACTATCACTCGTAACGAGAAGACTGTTATATCACCAACTCAATACAGTTCTGGAAGGCGACTCATTACTGATGAGTGCCACAGTTGTTCTTACTATCGCCAGCAGGAAGAAATAATTCCTCCTTTGCCGCCTCCACCTCCTCCGCCTCCTCCCAGTAGTTCTTGGGGTAGTTCTGGTGGAAGCGGTGGTAGCTTTGATGGTGGTAGTAGTGGTGGTGGTGGTGCTGGCGGTAGTTGGTAAAATCTTATGAATAATCAAGATAAAAGAATTCCCGAAGATATTGCCCCAGAAGTGCTAGAGTTAGCCTCGCGCAACTATGCCAATCATACTCAAAGTTATTCAGCTTCAGAGTTAGTAGCCGCAGGCAAAGAAGTTGATATTCCTGCCGAGTTCATTCAGCAAGCAATTCTGGATGTACAAGCAAGGCACAAAAAACAGCAACAGCAACAACAGCAATTAGCCCACCTGCGTCAAAGACTACTGATTGCTGCGGCTGGGATGGTAGCTGCTTTAAGTGTTTGGAGTGTCTGGACTTACAACTCTATTTCTAGTAGTAACTCAAGAGTAGAAGCAGCTTGGGCACAAGTTGAAAATCAACTCCAGCGCCGTGCTGATTTAATCCCTAATCTTGTCAATGTCACTCAAGCTTATGCCGAACAGGAAAAAGAGTTAGTTACTTTATTAGTGCGATCGCGCCAAGCTTACTTGCAAGCGACAACTCCTGATCAAAAAGTTGCTGCAACAGTCCAAGTCAATCAAGCAATCGATCGTTTCCGCGATTATGCCACTGCTAATCCCCAATTACAATCAAGTCAATTGTTTACCAATCTTCAGTACGAACTCGCGGGTACGGAAAATCGGTTAGCTGTAGAAAGAATGCGTTATAACCAAGCAGTGCAAGCTTACAATCAAAAAATTCAAAGTTTTCCTAACGTCTTAGTTGCCAACTCTCTAGGGTTTGAGAAGAAAGACTTTTTCCAAGCTACAAATACTAATGTTCCCACAGTTCCTTAAAAATAAAAATCATTAGATTCCTCCGCTACTAAGCGCCGAAGCGATCACGATCATGCTGTTCTTCAAAATCTATGATTGGACCCTTCGGTACAATTCGATTAGGATTAATCTCAGTCATACTCATGTAATAGCCGCGCTTAGTGTATTCTAGATTGCACGTCGCTTTAAATTCAGGACGCTGATAGAGATCCTTTAGATAATTCCAGAGATGCGGATAGTCCATAATCCGCCGCAAATTGCACTTAAAGTGACTGTAATACACTAAGTCGAAGCGATACAGCGTTGTAAACATACAAATATCAGCTTCAGTGAGTTGATTTCCACATAAATAGCGCTGAAGACTTAGAATGGTTTCCCATTGATCTAAACTCTCGAACAGTTCAGTTACCGCATCTTCATAAGCTGCTTGCGAAGTTGCAAAACCAGCACGGTAGACACCAGCATTGATTGGCAGATAAATTGCATCAATTGTTTCATCAATCTTATGCTGTAAGTCGCGTGGGTATAAGTCGATTTTCTGCGTTGCCAGTTCTGCAAATTCTACGTCAAACATCCGCATGATTTCGCGAGATTCATTATTGACGATTGTTGAAGATTGCTTATCCCACAACACGGGAACTGTGACTCTTCCTGTATATTTGGGATCGGCTTTTACATAAACCTCTTGCAAATATTGAGTGTGATTTACTTCGTCAGGAATTGCCCCTGGTGCGTCACTAAACATCCAGCCCTTGTCCCCCATAATCGGATCAACAATAGAGACAGAGATGGCATCATTTAAGCCTTTGAGTTCTCGCATAATTAAGGTGCGATGTGCCCACGGACACGCCAAGGAAACGTAGAGATGATAGCGTCCTGCCTCTGCCTTAAATCTACTTTTTCCATCAGCAGTCACGCGATCGCGAAACGTTGTTGGTGTTTCATGAAACTTCCCACTAGGATCTGATTTATTTCTGCCGGCTGTCCATTTGCCTGCAATCATCATTCCTGACGTCATAGTTTTCTCCTAACCTTGGGGCATTGCAAACTACAAAATCTATGCTTTGGAACCTTTGATGATTACTTCAGGATGACTTCTTTCTTTTCCTGAAAGATGTAAGTTTCTTAAATATCCTTTATCAAAGCTACTTTGCAGACAAACCCTCATACTCTAGTCGTACATTTGTTGTAGCACTTGCATGTAGTAAACTCACATTATTTGGAGAGATAGAATTTAATATTTTCTTCAGTCTTGATTATCTTCGAGGCGATCGCTGACTTAGTTATTAAGTATACAAAGTAATGCTTCTTTTCTATTAATATGGCGATCGCCCTTAGTACGAACTGACGTACCAAGTCAGTAATCAGACAGTTAAAACTCAACAACTCATGAAAAATTATCTGCAAACGCTTCTACACATTGCAATTATTATTGTGCTTCTTATTGTAGCCTTTCCCTGGTTATATGAGATGAAATCAAAAGCAGGTATTGATATTATCCCCAAAGTTCACGCCGGAACTCTAATAGAAAAATACACCAAAGGCATTGTTAAATGTAAGTGGCTTTATCCTTATTATTGTCACAGCGATCGCGCAAAAAATGCTTAATCAGAAAAAAGCAAAGGGAGACTGATCCAAGCTCCTGATCTCCCTTACTTATTGTGACAATATTAGGAAAGTTGATGCAACCAAGCACTGACGTTTACCCCTAATTTTTGCCCTAATTTAAGTAATGGACGCAAGTAATCAAATTGAGTTTGATTAGAGACTTCATTCTGTAATTGCAGCGCATCCATACACAAAGGCACAATCTGACTATGTAAACAACTAAAATACAATTCTTGCGCTCGTTCCAAAGACCAACCAAGTTGTAACTGATAAGCTGTGTCAATCAAGCGTTCCAAGTATTGTACATCTACCTCCACTGTTGCAGGATTCGTGTCGTACAATAATTGCCACAGCGATCGCACAATTAACTGTTCTAAGATTTGCTTACCTTCAGGAATATTTAACCGGCAGCGTAAATGCTGGGCTTCAGTAGCAATTGCTTGTAGTTCTAGTAAATAGTTACTACT
This genomic interval carries:
- a CDS encoding LemA family protein gives rise to the protein MNNQDKRIPEDIAPEVLELASRNYANHTQSYSASELVAAGKEVDIPAEFIQQAILDVQARHKKQQQQQQQLAHLRQRLLIAAAGMVAALSVWSVWTYNSISSSNSRVEAAWAQVENQLQRRADLIPNLVNVTQAYAEQEKELVTLLVRSRQAYLQATTPDQKVAATVQVNQAIDRFRDYATANPQLQSSQLFTNLQYELAGTENRLAVERMRYNQAVQAYNQKIQSFPNVLVANSLGFEKKDFFQATNTNVPTVP
- a CDS encoding glutathione S-transferase family protein, with the protein product MTSGMMIAGKWTAGRNKSDPSGKFHETPTTFRDRVTADGKSRFKAEAGRYHLYVSLACPWAHRTLIMRELKGLNDAISVSIVDPIMGDKGWMFSDAPGAIPDEVNHTQYLQEVYVKADPKYTGRVTVPVLWDKQSSTIVNNESREIMRMFDVEFAELATQKIDLYPRDLQHKIDETIDAIYLPINAGVYRAGFATSQAAYEDAVTELFESLDQWETILSLQRYLCGNQLTEADICMFTTLYRFDLVYYSHFKCNLRRIMDYPHLWNYLKDLYQRPEFKATCNLEYTKRGYYMSMTEINPNRIVPKGPIIDFEEQHDRDRFGA